The segment TGGGCTACTATAGTAATAAATTGCTGCACGTGAAGCCAGGTGTATAAATCCGCTTGGATATACTAATCGACTTTGTGAATGTCTTGGATAGGGTTGCACGAGTATTTGTACGTCCCTCCCGTGCATAAAAGTACCTATAGATATATTTCCTAAAGGaaccgcttttttttttttttttttttttttaacgtacAGATATGGAGAAACGAACGCACGTGCATCCTGTCCCAAAAGCTGTTGGGAGCGTTGCTAGCAgcttttaaatttgataatCTTAAATTTAAATCCTCAGGGTATTATTGCCCGGTAGGTACTTCATCTCCTCATTCCTGTTTTCGCCTGTCTTACAAACCTTTAGTGTGCTCATGCCTCTGACACACATAGTTCCTGACACCACATCTTAACCCTCGCCATTCCCCAGCTTAGCAACCTCAAGTCGCTCTCTTGTCTTTCTCatagttttatcattttaacaTCCCTTTTGCTTGAGCAATAAagatgggtgtgtgtgagtgttcaGTTCTCCATGTGAAggattttctgtttgttataactttgtattattaaaaaatagtgGACGTTTGTCCTCATTTGGTgatagatttatatatataatgataagAAGGAACTAAATGGGATTGATTTGGAGCAGGAAGCAGTTGATGGTAGTGTTATATTTCTTAGATTTACAGCTGTACCAGAAGAATGAGACTTCACTGTTCCTACTGCTAACATGGCCATGGTTTGAAACACACAGTCTTGCTTTAGTTTACAACATCTTTGTTTCAGATTTTCATCGAATTATGCATGGTATTGAAAGCAGCttcttttgttttagaaaatatcCCATGCAAAAGAAATACCAAATTTCTGTTGTTCTCCCACACATCCCTTCATCCAAaggaaaaacacacaaaaaggattacaaaaaaacttttttccttgaatttttttttgcagctaaTGCAGTACagatgttgagaaaaaaaaatgtgttgaagaaCGGACACCTAATgagtatttgtcttttttctcttgttgcCAGAAGGGGTGGAGGAATTGCAGTTTGGCATCTTTTTGTGTTCAATAATGCTAGTCAGAATCTTGCCAGCATactgaagtttttctttttataactgACTTGCAATGGAGAGATATGATATACATCAGACCTTGCAATGCATATTTCTGTTTGAAAAGCATCTGTTTGCAAGCAGTATTTTAAATACTAATGCAAAGATTGATCATATTTAATTTAACCATAAACAAGCTACAAcattgttattttgaaaatgctaCAGTGTTCTTCCTGTGCATTTCCTTTGCATGTTTGAACTCTCTTTCAGCACATGgtttataaaacaatgaaactatGAAATTGCTTAATATTAGTAAAAAAGTTCACTGATTACCGCAGAGATTCCAtatagtaatttattttgtagtatttgcacaaaacatacacacatttctGCTTACGGGAAACATACAGAGGTGGATAGTATCAGTTttctgcaatttatttttgttctttcctgtTAGAACAGAGAAAGAGGTTCCTACACAAGGCAGTCCTCAGGATGGAAGGCCTCACAACAGGTTTTCCCTTTGGAATGGGTGGAGAGGACTTTGGCACCATGGATTTCCAGACATCTATGACTGGTGAGGTAGGGGGTGGTGGCCCACCCCTTATGCACCCATCCATGAGTCCCTATAATCCCTTCTGCCACAGTATGTCTCGTGAGACAGTATTTCCACAAAACAATCTTATGGGACATAGATCAGGAGGGATGGACTTGCCCAGGTTCCCTCTAGTCCCATATGCACAAAACATTCCCATGCCTAACCACAGTTTCAACCAGATGATGTCTCCCAGACATTCATTTCCAACCAGTGGATTGTCCAACATTTCAAGCTTCGGGGACATGTTCCCACCACAGGTCTCTGGTGGTGATGGATGCCCTGGTGGGGGTGGAAGCATGGTGGACAGTATTTCTGATCGCCTGCCTAACTTCAACTCAATCATGATCTCATCGCCAGGACCAACAACTCTTATGCAGCCCTCTACACCAGTCTTCCCCAGTGCAGCAAGCTCATCCAGCATGGTGCATACATCCTCTGCTAGTGCAGCAGAATCCAGCCAAAAGCAGAGCCTCTGTGGCTCCCAAAACAGTGGCACAAGGAGCAGTAGTGCTGAGAACAATGAGCAGCTGGCTGCTAGAGGATCTGCTTCACACTCACACCGGTCACCCATCCAGTCTCCAATCCCCTCCCTGCAGAGTTGTTTTCCTGGACAGATGCCCCACTCACAGccacaacatcagcagcagcagcagcagtccaGCGTTGTGCAGCAGCTGTCTACCCGCTCAGTTCAGCAGCAGACAGTACCGCTACAGAATCACTCCCCAAACAGCCAGTTCTCACCTCGGAGCGATGTCAAGCCATTCCCCATGTCCTCGGAAGTGCAGTCTGTTAACTTTAACACCATGATGCCACGACGACGACAGTCCCCACGCCGGGCAGCGGCCATGGTGGCTCAGGCAACAGCTGCAGCTGCGGCTGCCGCGCTGGCAATAGAGACCAAGCAGATAAAGATCCCATCCATGTCGGACATGCTGTGTCGTGGGGAGAGCCATATTATGGGTGGACCAATGGGAATGAACTTTCCAACACAGATTGACAGAAATATGGCTTCAATGAATTCTGTGCAATACATGCAGGCAGGCATGCCGCAAAATAGCCTCCCTCCCTTCCATACTGTGGATGGGAGCAGAAGAGACTGTGGAACTGGTAATGGGGACATGGGGGTTCCCCAGCAGACCAACAACCATGCTGGTCCTCACATGTCAGGTTACCCAACTCGTCGTGCGATTGTGCCATTTTTTAAGGCTGGGCGCTTCAGTCTTCGAGAACCTGAGGTCTTTGAGTGTCAAATGCCCAGGGTGCCCCAAGTTACAGAAAGCTCACAGACAGGATTAGATACACCTAAAAAGAAGTCAGGCTCAGGggagaaacattttttcccaGTCATCCCTAGCTCTTTCAGTAATATTAATCCCATGGATGGAAAAGGAGGGTTTCCTTTTCCACGAGAGGGTGGAAACAACCGGCTGAACAGACTTGCAGGAGAAGGGGGAATAGACGGAGTCAAAAACCTGACTACTTCCTTCACAGAAGGTGAGGGCTATGCAAAGAGAGGTAATTCTAAAACTGTCGTCTCCCCTAGTTTTGGTGAAGCAGCTGCCAGAGCAGTGATGACCACTTGTGTGGCAGATAGTGCCACTTTCGTCACAGTGGCTATCATGAGTCGGCAGAGCTCCATGTTAAAGCCTAAAGTCACAAACTCAGGAGGAAGCCATGTTCATGGACAGTCTACTACTGATGATGTCAAAGAAAATATCTTGCGTAATTCTACTTTAGCTGGTGGCAATGATAAAACCTTAACTGAAGAAGTGGCCACCCCAAGAATTCAAACACGAAGAGGCAGGCGACCAAATGGCAATGTATCTGTGTCTGTGCCTGTAACATCCCAGAGGGGCCGAAGATTGCGTCAGCGAGTTATAACTGAAAACAACATTTCTGATGATGAAAACTTTGAAAAGataatggaagaaagaaaagaaaaggctcGTGCAGCAGAGCAAGAAAGACTGGAAGTAAGTGTGACCTTTTTGTTATCATCCaccattttttttgtttttttgattgattttttttgctATGGCAGTAGACACATAAAGTCATGTAGCCTGTATCCTACATCAATTCTTCAGCTTTTAATCATTCATACATCATCAATTAAAGTGGCACTACACATagtctgttatttttcttatttttagaaACTAGAAGAGAAGATTGCTGTATTGTGAGTCTTTACATGTAATAAAGTTGttacttatataatttcttaaataataCTGTGTTGTTTAGCATTATTATAAGAACAACAAAGCCTTGCAAAGAAAACACATGTAAAGTCTAACAAAACACATACAATTTTAACCTAACCCCTCAATCTATTTCCATCTTTTTCTGTGACACTTGTATTGGTGAATTGCACCTTATATATCTAGTTAGCACTACAAAATGCCAAATAATGTTAGGAGTGTTGCCAACATTATCTGGCTGCTATGCCTAgcacttcagaatatgtgttttttttgtttttttttatgcagatcAGTGTGCGCATTGATGATTCCCAATGTGTGACCTATGGCGAGCAGAAGCGATGGCAGTGCAACTTGTGTGACAAGTCCTACACCACCAAGCACAACCTGGTCATGCACATACTCGACCACAACGGTATCAAGCCGCACCTGTGTTTGGTGTGTGGCAAGTACTTCAAGCAGCTAAGTCACCTTAACACACACATGCTAACGCATGACAACGTCCGGCCCCATGTGTGCACGGTATGTTCTAACACCTCTTCATACACTGTTGTGCTGCAAAAAGCTTTCCTTGGcattggttctttttttttttttttaatctaatcATTTTTGTTGGGAGGAAGGGCTGTAACTGGgcttttgaattttatttccaCTTGACTGGCACAATTTTAAGACTACCAAAAAGACAATGCTTGCACatttaaataatagtttttacTTTACAAAAACTCCATAACCATTGTTCTATAATTTAGTGTACTGtcttaaaatgaattttaaaataatgttttcccATAAAATTATTGATTGAAGTCAACATGTTCATTGTAgcaacttaaaaatatttttccttgttttttttaatattttattattttgcaaaaaagaTAGAAATCTTTAAAGAATTTCATAGCACTCTGGTCTTAGTTGCTTACCTTTATCCTGGAGACTTACCttaatggattttttaaaatgactctTTTGGGGGCCAGTTGTGTGGCAAAGGTTTCACACAGATCAGCCACCTGAAGCGTCATCAGGCAGTACATCTTGACTCTAAGCCATactattgtgatgtttgtggtcGTGGCTTTACATATCCCAGTGAGTTGCGTCTTCATAAGGAGCGCCATCTACAGGACTCGACAACATCTGGTGAACACTGTTGTCTGGAATGTGGGGAGGTGAGTATAAGGCCAGGATATAGGCATTTTCCCCAAAATGAACAGGTTCTTTAAGTTCCAGCTTTGAAATGTTACCCCGGAGTGTATTGAACACCAAACTCTTATCATTCCCAGCTTAGTTTTaagcattttcaaaacagaaGTTATTTTACTACAACTAAAAAACAACTAGTAatcaaaagtttataaaataatagttcAAGGCATAAATTGTAATTGATATTGaataataagataataattGAATTAGAAAATAGATACAATGGCTTGCAGTAgatgttaaatttttgtttgatagCTATGCTATAATAATGACTTGACCCTTTTTATCTTAGCTTATATTGTTAATTTGCTAATGCTCACCCAGGGCTTcggctaaggctaaattcttttgGGTCCCAAGGACCccatcttcagatttttaaggggtccctgttcttcgcctaactttggaggggaccccattgacgaaaattgaaggggtcctccgaacttttaatgcgtactgtacgcaatttttggcgtaagcagaagccctggctcACCTATCCATGCTGGGCCTATTCTGGTGATCGGCTAGTACCAGTGGAGTGAATGActctgcacacacatacacacacaaatatctacAAGCTTGTGCACTACTCTACAAAAAGTGATACAGCTATCATACTAGAAGTGAATGTATCTTATACAGAGTGTTTGCTCAACTGATATATTTACTAaatagttgtttgttgttatattttgcttttattcaaaaagaaagatatCTTAGGACTCTGTGATTAATTTGTGATGATGCAGCACAACGTGCCTGTTTTCGTGTGGCATTAATGACACCTGTTTCTCTGCCTGTTATAGGAGTTTCCTAATGCTGCACAGCTGAGTCAGCATCAGCTTCTGCATGAGAATCGTGAGGAGCTGATCTGCACCTTCTGTGGACGCAAGTTCCGCTACCCTAGTCAACTTAAAGATCATGTTGTCATACACTCTGGCAGTCGGCCTTATATGTGCACAGAGTGTGGAATGGATTTTATGAAGGtaagtttttgtatttatagaagataatatttctatttttgcacGTTTTAATCTGATTTTGAAGATGTGTAATCTGCATAAATAATTCACTTGACCGCCAAAAAAAATCTTAGCGTAGATGTAGTACAATAATTATTCACCTCAAATGTTCGTATTTTTCAAGTAAAGTTTATGATGCATGCTATTATCCAAGTTTTTTGTTGTATATATTATGCACATTGATTTATAATATAATGGTGTGATTATTGTTGAGTCCTATTTTGAAGAAATTCCACATTCCTTTTTCCATTACCTTCTGTCATTTTAGCCTCTTTGCGAAAACATTAAAAGAGATAAGTACTTCTCATAATTATATCTTGGGTCTGTAGAACTGCATAGCTGTTGCCCTGCAAACTTTGCTGTTAAATACTGCTTTCCATGATTAGACATGCAGTTTTACATCTTTTTCACCCTGTGCATTTTGGCTAATATGTGGTGTAAGAAAATGGTGGACCTCAGCTTGCCTGTCTGAATTTAGGAACATCACCTTCGAGCTCACCAGTTCACACACACTGGCCTCAGACCATTCAGCTGCCCAATCTGTGGACGGGCGTTCAACCAGCGTGCCAACATGCAGCGTCACATGTTGATACATAAAGCTGAGCGCTCGTACAAGTGTGACTGCTGTGACAAGACCTTCACCCAACCTCAGACACTCAAGGCACACATGGTGGTCCATGCCGATCACAAACCCTACAAATGCCAGCTCTGCAGTAAGTGCATGGTGTCTCAACTATGCTTCTAACAGACCAGCTTTCTAATTAGTCTTGTAGAATGTGTGTAGAGCAATAattgttgtaaaaaaatttgtaaCCACACTCATTTCATTTCTAATGCTGATTCTGCTAGCATTGTGAAGAATGTTGAGCTTTGATACCATTGTTATACCATTATCATTATAGTGTGTACATGTAGATGTGTTTCTTTATCCTCAGGCAAGGAATTTGGGCGTCTTCACAACTTACATGggcatatgcacatgcacaataACACCAAGCCCTATGTCTGCTTTTGTGGAAGCTCCTTTACACTAAAAGGTGAGCACTCAGAACTGCAAGAGTACCTGGGACTAGCTCTTTGCCCCAGAGCCAGAGAAGCTGCAAGGTCTTTTAGCAGCTGCAGATTCCTTACGACCAAACTATGGATTCAGTACCATATGAAGTAGTTTGTGccttaaaaagcaaaatgttgaATTCTGTTAAAAAGATGGTTCTCCTACCTAAGTTTATGAAATTACTTTCTATATGttaattttgaacatttttatgaaattttgtCATTCATTTGCCAAACCAcaatatacttttacaaaaattttctCATGCATTATAAACCACAAAATAAGTTAACACATAAAGATTATATTTGTGATCATACTGTTTCTACATTATATTTGAGATTATGCTGTGTCCAgtatgaaaattatttgttgtttaggAAACCTCAATCGCCACAAGAAGGTGAAGCATGGCTTGAATGAGAGTACTGAGAGCATGGAAGAGGATGTTGTAAACTACCTCAGCTCCCGGCGAGCACGGGAAGAACCCTCAGGTGATGAGACAATGGATGGACTTGACAGTTCCTCCCTTGATGTCCCAGACAAATCTTCTAGTCGCAAGCAGAGAAAGTCCACGCCCAGAAAAATTCCACGGAGATCCTCAGGCAGCAACCGCAAACATAAAGAAGGTGGAGATATGGATGAAGCAGATGAAGATGAGTgtgaagatgaaaatgatgagtttgatgatgacgaggatgagGAAGGAGGGATGAAAAATGAAGGCTTGCCCTCCCTACATTTTCAAGCCCTTACCGATGAGACAGAAACGCCAGGGTCATTGGAATCAGACCTGAAGCGCACAcataatgaagaagaagaagatgataaACATGCagatgaggaggaagaagaggaagaggtgGCTGTTAAAAAGAGTCGGAGACTTTCCGAAAGGCAGAGGGGTTTGCATAGGACAGGAGATTTCCTACAAGATTTGTCCGATACAGACAAAGAGGATGCAGGACAAGATGGCACACTTGATGAAGATTGGCTTCCCTCATCAGAAGTgaggaaaaaagatggaaagggTGCAAAGCTGGATTCTCTGATTGCTGAAAAATTCAAGAATTCTTGAAATAATTCTTTTGGTTGgatattgcattattttttaattattctttgtCCATCTATGTTCATTGAAACAATGCAGgcctttttaatatttatttccatattttGACCATTATATTTTTGGGGGAGACAGAATGGATGTTAagggttttaaaatatttgtaatggaTTCAGATAATGCTTTGACAAAGCCCTTAACTTCCGTCTTGACCTCAAACCAGGAAAGTGtaatcaaaaataattgtttgggttttttttttttttttttgttttgttttaatgtggACAAAGACTTAGAAGTGCTGCTCATTTTTTACGTGTGACCCAAATGCAAGTAGCTGCAGAAGAGTTTATGTGTACACAAAGAAATTACCAGGAAAAGTATCAGACTTGCAGATAACACAAGATTGTAAATTCTACAtcttttgctgcatttttttttcactggctATCTCTATATTCAGCTAAGTGTGTCAAGCTGTATAATGCTGTAAAGATCTCAAGTAAAGACATTTATAATTCTTTGGATGATGTGAGTATGACATTTAATGCCTGCAGAAGACCACTACAGTTGGTTGAGGTTATTGCATCATGAGGTGtattgtgtgcctgtgtgcgtaGGTGAGTGGATGGCTGGCCGTAGGAGTGgtctgtgtgtgaatgcatataCCATGAGCTTTGGTCATTCCTTATTATGTTTTGTCTTGGGTACTTTTATATTCACATTGACTGTTGTTGAGTCAGTGGTCCCTCTGTTCTTTTCCATCTTTGACGATAATCAGTTGTTTTGTTAAACAGGCTCTGTGTTAGATCCTTGATTTTACCGTAGGCCTTTGGCTGTAGAGTTTTCTTTACCATGCTCTGCGACTCAACCACAGTAATATAATCTTAGCCCTTTGTTTCTGATCACATTTCTTCCactatttttcatgttttttagcTGTCTCTCAAAGAGATCTTATTTAAGAAGTAAAATTTTATAGAAACCACATTCAGCATTGAGCCCTTACAGCAGAATACTGCACAGTGCAATCTAGTTCAAATCCAGTTAAAGACAGgaccatttttattgttaaaaataaaaaggaagaaaaaacattgatgtaGGACTTTTCTTTTCAAGCGATGATCAAGGCTTCTGGTGGTAAGCTTTGTCAGCTAGTGTCCATACAGCCCTATCCTTTGCAACCCCTACTCCCCTGACAACGCCAGTACCGGTTGACCACAGACCAACAGGGTCAatagaatgaatgaatgcatcAACAGTTTGATTAAATTGTATTTACTTCTCGTGCATATGTTTATTTCATCTCTGTAAACTAGTTATCTATATTTTCCAGTGGGCATTAATGTTTTCCAATATATGTGTTAGTATTCTTACATCAAACAATCACAAGAAGCTGatgcatttaaattattttcctgcAATTATCCagctaaataaaattactttagtTGCTAGTTATGGGTTACTGTTATCTGGCAGTACAACACTATCTGTGCAATACGACCAATATGACAGCTCATTGAAATGTTCAGGTTGTAGGCcatggcttaaaaaaaataaactatcaaaatgtatacatgtatgtggaAAAT is part of the Pomacea canaliculata isolate SZHN2017 linkage group LG13, ASM307304v1, whole genome shotgun sequence genome and harbors:
- the LOC112553567 gene encoding zinc finger protein 64 homolog, isoforms 3 and 4-like produces the protein MNSVQYMQAGMPQNSLPPFHTVDGSRRDCGTGNGDMGVPQQTNNHAGPHMSGYPTRRAIVPFFKAGRFSLREPEVFECQMPRVPQVTESSQTGLDTPKKKSGSGEKHFFPVIPSSFSNINPMDGKGGFPFPREGGNNRLNRLAGEGGIDGVKNLTTSFTEGEGYAKRGNSKTVVSPSFGEAAARAVMTTCVADSATFVTVAIMSRQSSMLKPKVTNSGGSHVHGQSTTDDVKENILRNSTLAGGNDKTLTEEVATPRIQTRRGRRPNGNVSVSVPVTSQRGRRLRQRVITENNISDDENFEKIMEERKEKARAAEQERLEISVRIDDSQCVTYGEQKRWQCNLCDKSYTTKHNLVMHILDHNGIKPHLCLVCGKYFKQLSHLNTHMLTHDNVRPHVCTLCGKGFTQISHLKRHQAVHLDSKPYYCDVCGRGFTYPSELRLHKERHLQDSTTSGEHCCLECGEEFPNAAQLSQHQLLHENREELICTFCGRKFRYPSQLKDHVVIHSGSRPYMCTECGMDFMKEHHLRAHQFTHTGLRPFSCPICGRAFNQRANMQRHMLIHKAERSYKCDCCDKTFTQPQTLKAHMVVHADHKPYKCQLCSKEFGRLHNLHGHMHMHNNTKPYVCFCGSSFTLKGNLNRHKKVKHGLNESTESMEEDVVNYLSSRRAREEPSGDETMDGLDSSSLDVPDKSSSRKQRKSTPRKIPRRSSGSNRKHKEGGDMDEADEDECEDENDEFDDDEDEEGGMKNEGLPSLHFQALTDETETPGSLESDLKRTHNEEEEDDKHADEEEEEEEVAVKKSRRLSERQRGLHRTGDFLQDLSDTDKEDAGQDGTLDEDWLPSSEVRKKDGKGAKLDSLIAEKFKNS